In one Ictalurus furcatus strain D&B chromosome 10, Billie_1.0, whole genome shotgun sequence genomic region, the following are encoded:
- the LOC128613831 gene encoding piwi-like protein 1, with the protein MVTALTLNRVCKVVVILSTNRKDKYDCVKKYLCVDCPTPSQCVVAHTLSRPQTLMTIATKISLQMNCRMEGEPWSVEIPLKHLMMLVSTATTTVPQERDPSVHWWPASTRACPAALKAYFKYNECLPSRMVVYRDGVGDGVLLSVVDYEVPQFTQSIKAMGEDSAPKLTVLVVKKRISSRFFALLDARPSNPPPGTVIDAEVT; encoded by the exons ATGGTAACTG CACTCACTTTAAATCGTGTGTGTAAGGTGGTTGTGATCCTCTCAACCAACCGTAAGGATAAATACGATTGCGTGAAGAAGTACCTGTGTGTGGACTGTCCCACTCCAAGCCAGTGTGTGGTGGCTCACACCCTCAGCAGACCTCAGACCCTCATGACCATAGCCACAAAGATCTCCTTGCAGATGAACTGCAGGATGGAAGGAGAGCCGTGGAGCGTCGAGATCCCG TTGAAGCACCTGATGATGTTGGTATCAACTGCTACCACAACAGTGCCGCAGGAAAGAGATCCATCGGTGCACTGGTGGCCAGCCTCAACCCGGGCATGTCCAG CTGCGCTGAAGGCCTACTTCAAATACAACGAATGTTTGCCGTCACGCATGGTGGTGTACCGAGACGGCGTGGGCGACGGCGTGCTGCTGAGCGTAGTCGACTACGAAGTGCCTCAGTTTACGCAGTCCATCAAGGCCATGGGTGAAGATTCCGC ACCCAAACTGACCGTGTTGGTGGTGAAGAAACGCATCTCTTCCAGATTCTTCGCTCTCCTTGACGCCAGACCGAGCAACCCTCCTCCCGGAACAGTCATAGACGCCGAAGTCACGTGA